tcgaaccggtctgattcggttcgattcggttcgatttaatcggtttcgatttttaataattttttttattttttacactttatttttaatattttaaaatttaattaaaatattttaattttaatataatttaatttctctatattattaaaaaaacatattattatcactaatcagttcggttcggttttttctaattaaaatcaaaccgaattgaaataaccaaaatttctaaaattaaaaatcgaaccgaactaaaatgtataaaaaactgaattaaaattttaaatcagttcggtttggtcgattttttcgatttgaaccgaattctACTCACCCAAAACCCATATAACCTTCTTATGTGGGAGCCACCATTTCACGAAATAGACCAGAAAGTTGGTAACTGTAATTCAAGTCAATGGAGACGGAATTTCATCTCTGACttcaaggttttttttttttaaccaaaaTTTAGAATTGACCTAATagaatatgaaatttttaaatttatttaaatatatttatttaaatttattcatataatttcTGGGTTAAATACTAATTCAATCGAATTCCcattattttttgattttttaaaaatattataaaaaatatataattaaaataataactaatCTGTAACTAACTTATGTTTTCAATGTTGCaagtttttaatgatttaatttgatttttgctGTCTCTAATGAAAAACATGGGCAATCTATAATTATCTTTAAAAAAGAATGTCATGATAAaagcataattttttttttaaaaaagttaaataatattatcaaaataaaaaagacatcaaaaattataaaataaatagaaaaatactcattcatgataatttttatccatttttatttttttattaatctaaaattattatctattttttattattataataacatataaattattataatttatttaattttatcttatttttaaaaaaatatctaaaaacatctcttaatattcaataaaatttaatacttttaaaataaatataattaaaaagagatatttactatttaatttctgagtattattactataaataagttaaattctatattttcaaaaatctattaaaatatttttattttttctattcgTTAATAAAATACTTATTCCATATCTATTtctatagtaaaaaattaaataatcctTTTTTCTCCgccttatcctcctttctttaattttttttctataagaactaggtgtttattattattattattattaagaggAGAAAAGTcgatttttattcattaaaataaaaaataaaatttttttaatagattttaaaaaaataaagatattttaatagatttttaaaaatataaaaaattaatttgttaataataataatattgagagattaaatatgaaattttatttaagagtaaaattaaattttaaaattttttttaaattttttatatatttttaacgaaaaaaaaaagaatgaaagtATTATTTCATTAACGAAAAAAaatgtttaatatatttttaaaaaattcagaaattGATTTGTAAATAACAACAATAttcaagaattaaataatactaaaaattaaataataaaattttcttaaaaaattgataaaagatattatattttaaaatgcaGGAAATCAAAGCAAGAATGGCATAATTAATCTTCATGATtagaaactaaaaaaataaaaataattagcaTGCGGACCAAtttcagaaattaaattttgGAACAATCCATACATCTATGGAAGCTGAATGAGAAGTTTTTGTCCTTTGCATCAAATGGAGGGAATTTTTGAATTGAACTTAGCAGTTGGCTGTGCttcattattaatttatggTTAGATTTTGTacaatttactattttaattttaataaataatttattaaaaaatatattataatatataataaaaataaattttttaataataattttaaattattattaaattattattctagtagtattaaaattataattgtaaatattgagttttttttttaaatgtatagatttttttatgtgagatttaaattttttttttggattgagAATCGAGAGATTGAGAGAATAAAATctgaaatctcttaaatttattcaaatatacttACTATCAGATTAAGCATTTGAGTGCAGgaagatttgaatttatcaATAGCAATCTTACTTTCTCAATATTAAAAGTCATTGGttttgttaattaaataataattagagaATTCTAATTTGAAATAgctttaaaatttatatcataaaattaagatttgttaattttatgaaataatttaatgtaGTAGTTAAAGTGTAAAAATTGATAGAttcgattcaaattaaaaaaattgattatatttttattttatttaatttaattttaattaaaaaataaataatatcaaattaaattcactagtgagattttttttatcaattatctattaataaatgatattatatatattttataattttctattaatGTATTAAAACTCAAAAGAAGAAAGTGGGAAAACAATTAGAAACTTTCTCCATTGGTGTAACTTTAGTCAAATTTTAGAGCCATTTTGTGGGCCCTTTTGATTTGACTAATTAGAAATGCCATCTTAAAGTGGAACacaatatctaaaaaaatatattaatttttttaaaaaaaattaaaaggaattttttaatttagcactttaattttgttaattaaactatttattcatttaattttattttcaccaCACACttaagttttttattaatttttataatttaaaataattactatttaatctttaaatattaaaattattttttctattttatctcAAATGAAAAAAGAGTGGTTAAGAGTATATTAATTGATAAGATTGTAATTTATTGTAAAATTGAGggataaaaagataaataattgtaatatctagtcattaaaatttgattattttcaactattaatagaaaaatgaaaaaaaacttAAGTGTATGataaaagaatataattaaaaggattaaataatttaatatttaaaataaaatatagtgtCGTCTTAAAAAATCTCTttcactattttatttttatttaatttgttggaatttttttaattaaaaaaaggaattttAGTTTGAAATTTAAGTGAAAATTACTATTGAGGATCCCCATTATTGCTTTACGTTTAATACACGGACCCAGTAATGATCTCTACTCTCTATCCAATCACCGACCGCCGAATCATAGTCACAAAATGTTTCCTTCACTCCACGGAACAAGGGTATTTTGGGtactttaatattattttcaatcaAAGATCAGCCCTCTTCTTGCCACGTGGATTGCTACCTCAACATTGCTCCAATGATCGTATGTGCACCTCCAATAATGGCCCTCTTACCCATTCATGTTCTCACATGTGGCATTAGAAGATTAATTTGACAGGTGGATTTATGCGAGTGGTTGAACTACAAAGGCATGGGCTGCAGTAGATTGTACTATTTCTATTTCACgatatctattttttaaaatttatatattgttttataatatctatcatttaaaatttaaaatttttaaaataaaaaattattattttcaattttgaaaatattaaataatttaaaataataaaaatttttcaaaattataattattatgggATGTacgtaataattattttttatacgagtaatttttatttattttttattagaaagaTAATTAAACCTCGTAAATGGGCCTATCACATGTCATTACCAAAGTCATAATAGACAAGCCGTCTTTTGAACCAACACAATTGTCATTGCTTTGCTAAACTGCCCCTATGCTTCATTGTATTTTTCTTATTGCACCCTTTTCAAATGTAAAtggaaaaattactttgtagtccctgaggtttaacgtaattaacacttttgtccctctattttggcgacccaacacttaagtccctcactttcttttctgtccaaattcgtagtcctcccgtccaaaatagccgtttgggacacgtgaattgacaaaattaaccatcttcttcttcttcttcttcctactctttctgtagcagcttcttcttcttcttcttcctcccctTTCtttaacttcttcttctttttcttcttcttctttttcttctttttcttctggaatttcacattgaaagaagggtatttttggaaaaaaattatcacatctcacatttgactctttgaccaaacggtttaaatggacggaaggactacgaatttggacggaagagaaagtgagagacttaagtgttgggtcgccaaaatagaatgacagaagtattaattacgttaaacctcagggattacaaagtaatttttccaatataaatttatatatttaatattcactccattttatcatttttatttatatatttttaattattttaaaattattatttatttttttaattataataatatataaataaattattataattttattttgttttttaataatcTCTTAAAATATCAGTCAATATTTAATAACTCTTCCATTTTATGAATATTAATGAGTCttagttttttataattttattttatttttattaaacgcAATAATTATTTCTACAATTCActaaattacgaaaaaatttgtttcaatttatatgatttaattcctttactaaaaatagtataaaaacCTTAAATATCCTATAAAATGGACAAATATAGTAGTTAATAtagttataataataaattttactttagtccttgataaatataataattaaatatttaattctttataaatttcaaaacgataacattttaattctttttatatGAAACTAATAAATCGATTTCAAAAACAattacaaatttctaacaacACTCacattaatttgaataaaattactaatttgatctaaaaatattttttattttaagaattaatttgaataaaattacaTTTTGTAATATTTGCTAGTCACTCcctcaaattttttttattaatttggaaGTTTTTTTACAATAAGTTTGCTTTATGATTTTAatactttattaaatattttccttCTAAATTTATCATTCAAAGTATTAATTAGATTCATATTATTCATATggtaagataatttttttatatttatttttattaaaaatttaatttattttttatttttttatttgtatataAAATCTTAAACCACTGATGATTAGAAAAAAGATAAGAGTATTTAATTAAGTATTAAATACTCCTTAGATATTTGTGCTTCCTAAATTAATGCCTTTAATTAAtcctaaaattttgaaatgaaaGCTGTCATTGGTGCATGGATGCATATATTATCAGCCAAGATGCAAATCacctatttttaattaattaattaattaattatggttaaaaaaataaataattaattaattcaatgaAGACAAAACAGATAAGattcataaatataaatatgcatAAGGGCATAATagcaaaatctttaaaaaatccATAAATCCAGCTCGGGCCGTAGTTATACTGTATAAATATCCCTTTCacatgtttaaaaaataaaaattccaaatttaaaaataaataataattatttttttaaaaaaagattatTTTACAGTGTGGAACTAGGTGTTAGTGGAGCCTACTTTATAACCTTTCATCCCATTTCTTGGCTTGAGGCTTCTCTCTCCTTCTCCATTCTTCCCTCTACTTACTGTCATTAAGACTtcaaaaaaatgatttttttgctTATACGGatcaaaaaaatttgaaaaaaagcaGAGATTTCTTAGTTCTGCAATGTTACTTTTGTTAATGAAAGATTGAGATTTGATGGGTAGGTAGCAATTTGCTTAGCCCAATCAAAAATATCAAATCTTTGTTGCTTTGGATTGCTTTTACAGTAAGTCATATTCTTTTCTTTACTTAATTAGTTCTTGATTTTGTTATTGGGgctattctttttattttgactTTTTAAGCTTAAAAAATTGGTAACTTGTGTTTGAAATCTCGGCTTTCTGATGGATGATCATTATACTTATCAGGAATATTTATCTATTGGCCATTTTGGAGTTTACAAGATTGATTTGCTGAGGTTTACCCAAGTTGTGGATCAGTGTTggctatttaaatattttagatttgtTTTCTTGTCTGTTGCTTTGGGTTTGAAATTAATTGGATTTTCTTTGGactttttcttgagtttttctTGACTTGTTGATTGATTCGAGATTTGGGTATTGTTTCTTCTGTGTTtaatttgttgttgttttttttattgatcTTGATATTTGCAAGATGGGTATTCAAACTCAATTGGTATTGAAGATTCTGGGCTAATTCCACTGTTTCTATAAAACtcactttttaaattattgttgttgttattattatttcggGGAACTTTCTTCCTGTACTTTCTGTTCAATTGATCATGGTCGAcaatgattttttcttttttaatcgcTGGGGTTGGAGAATCTAACGAAATAAACACCTTATGCTGGAACTTTCCAACTGTTTGATAAACAAATTAACCATAAGTGATCAATAATGAATTCAAGGGTAATGCTGTTTGTTTAACGTTAAATCTGGGTTTACCATGTGATTATTATCTTTCCTTCTCTTCATTTCCCTTTCCAGTGTGTTATATTTGAGAAGTTTTTCTCATAtaaaactgaaatttggatgaaGTGATCGTTGTTCGGTTGCTGTTTGTTTTCAGTGAAGTAATTGATAGTTGCTGTCTTTATTTTGGGATCTGTTTTTACATATCAAATGGGTAGAAAAACGAAATTATGTTATTTTAActtgtgaatttcttttttttttttcgtcttaattttcttaaaattctGAGGCTTAATAATATCTAACATGTTGAACTTTTGAATTCCGAAGTGGATAGAAATGTGGATGAGGAAACATTATTCATTTTTTCGTTTCTAAATTTTGGTATTATTTGCACCCTGGAAGTATCTTATGGCAGAGTAACATTAATTGGCATGTTCATTAATGAATTGATCTCCGTGCTTGAACCAAACAGGTGATCTAGAGCAAGTTGCTTTACAGTTTTCTGCTTTGGATGTATAGCATGTGTCACTATTGTGGTGCGCAACTACCAAAATCAGAGGATGAAAAGAGAAAACCAGTTAATgcaaattctttaaaattaaatggtgATGGGCACAATTGGTCTTGTAGATTTTGTCGGGAGAAGCAAGAACAAGGATATCTAAAGGGGGATGGTTGGAGTCTTGCATCACCAATGATCAGTCCAACAACTTCATTGTCTAGTACTGACAGATCTGTCTCAAGCTGCAGTAAATTTCTGCCTCTTGTAATtcatcaattatatatatatatatataatattagatTAATGGCTTTGTAATGTGTAGTTATGTTCTTAtgctttgtttttctccttGTTCAGGTGATTTGTCAGTTGATATAAACTCATATGACCGGTATGCATCAGACCATTGAATTGTGGGTCTGAATAGATTTCTGTTGGGTTCTTTTATGTAGTAACTAAAATTTCTTCCATTCATGTTGTTAGGGGGAGTCATGAGGAAGGTGGactacacagagttcaggaggaTGTAAGTTTTGGGCTCAGTGGCCAACTGCATAAACCAAGATTGGAAGCTCCAGTAAATGGATTACACAGATCATATGAAATGACAGAAAACAATTTGGTGGAAAGCCATAATGGTAGAGACAGGGAGATTGTGAGAGACATTGATATAATGCAAACTGCTAACGGACAAGAAACACAAGAACCAAAAGATAATTCCTTGCAGAATCCTGTTGAATCCTTTGATGAAGGAAGTGGGGCTTCCTGTTCTGGTGGTGATGAAATCAATGCCCAGGTTTGGGACCCTCCAGAAGCAGAGGACCCAGAAGATGACCTGGAGGATAGTGTGGCTcgtaatgatgatgatgatgatgaatgtGGTGATGGCACAAAATGGGGCAAGCCAAGTTCTTTGAGTTGCTGCAGGGATGAAGAGAGTGGGAGCTTCAGGTTCAAAGAAGACAAACAAAAAACAATGGAGGAGGTTGCAAATGGGAAGTTTAAGGCCATTGTCAGACAACTTCTTAAGAATGCAAATGTTGCCACTATGGTGAAAGATTTTGAAAGTTGGGTGGATATAGTTAGCGTTTTATCATGGGAAGCTGCTTCATTTTTGAAGCCTGATGCAATTGATGGAAAAAGAATGGATCCAGATGGCTATGTGAAAGTGAAATGCATTGCAACAGGCTCTCGTAATGAAAGGTGATCCCTTTGTTACATTATCTTCCCAAGATTAGTTTTGTTCTTGTTAATGAAACACACGTGCCTTCACCCTTTTGGCACAAATTCTGTTGCTTGAggaagatgaacttgtctttttcttttcaaagtaAAAACTCTAATGCAGCTTTTAGTTTTTGAAATCTGTTTCACTTTTCAGTAATATTCTTTTTCCTATTATTTGCAATCTACACCTTTACTGAAAGGTGGATATAAGAATCTATGTCATTTGGCGTTGATAGTTGCATTATACTGTATATAAATcggaaaaaatgataaaatcatAACACAATTATCAAAGAAAGGTATACATTTCTATATTAGTAGAAATTGATGCTTTATTTTATACAGTTTTTAAACCTGGAAATTATTTCTTATATTTGGGTTCTTCACTTTTTGTAGTCAACTAGTCAAGGGCTTAGTCTTCAAAAAGCGCGCTGCTCACAAGCACATGCCAACTAATTACAAGAATCCAAGGTTGTTGCTAATCCGGGGAGTGCTTGGTCAGTCTTCAAGTGGGTTATCATCATTTAAATCAATGGATCTGGTATGTTGATCAGAATCCTGTAGTCTTCATCATGGAATTGAACTGCTACTTCTGATCATTTGCTTTTGAAAACAGGAAAAGGACAATCTGAAATCACTTATGGACATGATAGAAATGTGCCATCCAAATGTGGTTTTAGTAGAAAAGTCTGTCTCTCGTGATCTCCAAGAGTCGATACTTGCAAAGGGAATCACATTAGTTTATGATATGAAGCTCCATCGCCTAGAAAGAGTTGCTCGTTGTACTGGTTCACCAATTTTATCATCTGAGACTTTGGCGGGTCAAAAGTTAAAGCAATGTGATTCCTTTCATATTGAAAAGTTTGTGGAGGAACATGCTGGGTTAGGTGAAGGGGGAAAGAAACCAAGTAAGACATTGATGTTCATTGAGGGTTGTCCTACACGTCTGGGTTGCACAGTGAGTATGGGAGAACTTTGtatcttcattttctttatGTAATTCTAGGTAGCAGAGTGTTCTCAATTGCACGTGCACACATGGGCATCATCCGCATCGTCACATAAATGCTCATGCCTGTATATGGAGATGAAAATGCATGTTCGACGTGCTTGCCCTTTTTGTAAACTTTCATTCTGGCATGGGTAGTTGAATATGTATATATTTGCTTAATTTTTAGAGATACTTCATCCGTAGTTGAGTAAAAAAGGATTATGCTGCATTCTGTTGCTCTGGTCTGTATACATTTTGGTTTTCGGTTGCATCTGAAGTATTATTGCTTTCTTGGCCCCAGAAAGAggactctctctttttttttttttctaaaataattaaatattaagctGTTATTACCTCATGCTTTCCAAAATAACAGCTcacaagaaaatggaaagtttgGCCTGAAACAGAATAggatgaaggaaaaaaaaatgtgtATAACTGTTCTGTTTTTCAAGATTTTATTTTTGGAAAAGGGATGTGCATCACTTCATCTCTAACTGGCTGTAAAATGTAATCTGATCTTGCAGATTTTGTTGAAAGGAAGTAATAGTGACGAATTGAAGGGGATCAAATATGTGGTGCAGATTGCagtcatcatggcatatcatttAATTCTCGAGACTTCATTTCTTTTTGACTGGAAAAAAATGTTGTCAGCTGTTATGTTACCTGGGGCAAGGGATCACTACTCATCTGTTTTAGAAAATGCAGATTCAAGAATTTCTTCTCCAAAGGAGTCTGTTGCTGAAACTGGGCCCGTTACTGTTGATATTCCCATTTCTAATGGATACCACGTGGAAGATTCCCACAATTTAGACATGGGATTAGTAGGAAATTCCATGTCTTATGTACCATACAATCCTGTAATTTTTTCTGGGTTCTCATCTCTTTCAGCCTCTCTTAAGAAAGTTATAGGGGACAGTTTCCCTCTTGCCTCCTCTACGCCATATCAGTCCCTCGCTAGTTACTTTGGTTTGAATGGAAAAGAAGCTAATGATCAAAGTATAGAAGAGGTTCCGGTTATTGAAACTTTGGAAGCTTCCAACCATTGTGATATGGAATCTAAGGATGGTTTGGATGAAGTGAAACCACTTGATGATGGAGAACGTCAGTCATTGAGTTGTTCTAAACCTGTTGACGGAGGAAATGATGTTGATGTTGACAATAAATACCGAGGTCAGAATAAGGATGATGTCAATGTTGTGTCTGATTCTCAAAGTATTTTGGTTTTGATATCAAGCCGGAATGCTTTAAGAGGGACTATATGTGAGCAAAGCCATTTTTCTCATATCATGTTCTACAGGCATTTTGACTTTCCTCTTGGCAAGTTTCTTTGGGATAATTTACTCAATCAGGTTATTCACATCTTCATTTATTAggcaatattatatttataatttatttagttcttTCTTCAGGATAATTTGATCAATCAGGTTTCTCATTTCTGCATTCATTAGGTAGTAGTATATTTATGTAGTTATTTCTTTGGGATAATTTACTCAATTCAGGTTTTCAACATCTCAATTTATTAGGGCATAGTATATTTTATCTGATTATTACTTTACATGTGGTTTTAGAGTGCTCAAAATATTTTGGGGTCTTACTACATATACGCATTTGGGAACAAACAGTTCTTACTATCTTTTAATTGTTGAAGATTAATCTTGTGATCTTTTAGAGACATGATCTATGCTTTTTGTTTAATAGATTTTGATTGCACTATTTGAAGTTTCCTTTCATCAAAATCTGCTGCTTCCTGCAGAGATGCCAGTGCACCACTTGTGGTGAATTGCCAGAAGCTCACTTCTACTATTATGCACACCACAATAAGCAGCTTACAATACGAGTTAAACGGCTTTTGAAGCCTTTGCCTGGAGAAGCAGAAGGAAAACTTTGGATGTGGAGCCGCTGTGGTAAATGTAAACATCAGAATGGAGTAAGCAAATGTACAAAAAGAGTCTTGATTTCCACTGCTGCACGTTGTCTGTCTTTTGGAAAATTCTTGGAGCTCAGCTTTTCTCAGCACACTTCATTTGGTAGATCTGCCTGTGGCCATTCTCTGGAGAGAGACTTCCTATACTTCTTTGGGTATTGATTATAAGATCATCTCCTCCCTTTTTGAGCTTCCTTTCATTGTGCCAATGTTGTACTTACAAACTTACATAGAGTGCATGCACAAAAAATTttgcttaaaaaaataattttaggaaCTAAAATTATCCAAAACTAGCATCAGGGACCAAATATATGTAGTTCTACAAATTCAAAAAGAAAGTCATGTGGTAGTTTAGCTAAAAAAGTCATGTGGTAGTTTAGCTTAAAAGAATTTTGAGGAATATTTTCAA
This is a stretch of genomic DNA from Manihot esculenta cultivar AM560-2 chromosome 2, M.esculenta_v8, whole genome shotgun sequence. It encodes these proteins:
- the LOC110608535 gene encoding putative 1-phosphatidylinositol-3-phosphate 5-kinase FAB1D isoform X1 produces the protein MYSMCHYCGAQLPKSEDEKRKPVNANSLKLNGDGHNWSCRFCREKQEQGYLKGDGWSLASPMISPTTSLSSTDRSVSSCSDLSVDINSYDRGSHEEGGLHRVQEDVSFGLSGQLHKPRLEAPVNGLHRSYEMTENNLVESHNGRDREIVRDIDIMQTANGQETQEPKDNSLQNPVESFDEGSGASCSGGDEINAQVWDPPEAEDPEDDLEDSVARNDDDDDECGDGTKWGKPSSLSCCRDEESGSFRFKEDKQKTMEEVANGKFKAIVRQLLKNANVATMVKDFESWVDIVSVLSWEAASFLKPDAIDGKRMDPDGYVKVKCIATGSRNESQLVKGLVFKKRAAHKHMPTNYKNPRLLLIRGVLGQSSSGLSSFKSMDLEKDNLKSLMDMIEMCHPNVVLVEKSVSRDLQESILAKGITLVYDMKLHRLERVARCTGSPILSSETLAGQKLKQCDSFHIEKFVEEHAGLGEGGKKPSKTLMFIEGCPTRLGCTILLKGSNSDELKGIKYVVQIAVIMAYHLILETSFLFDWKKMLSAVMLPGARDHYSSVLENADSRISSPKESVAETGPVTVDIPISNGYHVEDSHNLDMGLVGNSMSYVPYNPVIFSGFSSLSASLKKVIGDSFPLASSTPYQSLASYFGLNGKEANDQSIEEVPVIETLEASNHCDMESKDGLDEVKPLDDGERQSLSCSKPVDGGNDVDVDNKYRGQNKDDVNVVSDSQSILVLISSRNALRGTICEQSHFSHIMFYRHFDFPLGKFLWDNLLNQRCQCTTCGELPEAHFYYYAHHNKQLTIRVKRLLKPLPGEAEGKLWMWSRCGKCKHQNGVSKCTKRVLISTAARCLSFGKFLELSFSQHTSFGRSACGHSLERDFLYFFGLGQLAAMFKYSPVTTYTVSLPPQKLEFSHSIRYEGLMREFENVYTKGRLLFSGITDTLNKLRSQFEGSNLNLRGPSKEFSDIEDMLKQEIYEFEATVNNAFDKNGNTNKDNYQFLSINRLLWELLLESWVWEQRLHSLLSPDHSLVRAGAIEKTVDNQVKSNMGGATHERNEGDETVLENSSHESKDMLGNSVEANGFIIKENSLDGARAEDHLPSSSPPTEDVERSNMDDLHQAENIALSRDLEVERTIPIASDVGNSNSVIDSDESRKGTSLHSVVSSLENSNGWFWMPFSEIRQIYMEDLERGFMPKFQSVSSYVQEHISVAYKLISEEGPRLHIPLGPDNYIVRDYDGELSSIIACALAVLKDAPLSLEFFSDDGQKEGGISAKSTDSLYISSVFPNKVSSHWSSNSSSDSDSFQPTLSVSPEESRLSSFDGFNLLESLIPPENVSPEVSLGITKSLGKGKYSVICLYAKQFRDLRSCCCRSEVDYIASLSRCRNWDAKGGKSKSFFAKTLDERFIIKEIKKTEFESFVKFAPDYFKYMKESFELGNQTCLAKVLGIYQVIIRQTKNGKEMRHDLMVMENLSFGRNITRQYDLKGALYARYNSAGDGLGDVLLDQNFVNDMNSSPLYVSNKAKRLLQRAVWNDTTFLNSINVMDYSLLVGVDTERRELVCGIIDYLRQYTWDKQLETWVKSSLVVPKNVLPTVISPKEYKKRFRKFMSKHFMCVPDDWCLQRSCDACQLCGVSETGSSQTKPQSKDD
- the LOC110608535 gene encoding putative 1-phosphatidylinositol-3-phosphate 5-kinase FAB1D isoform X2, with protein sequence MISPTTSLSSTDRSVSSCSDLSVDINSYDRGSHEEGGLHRVQEDVSFGLSGQLHKPRLEAPVNGLHRSYEMTENNLVESHNGRDREIVRDIDIMQTANGQETQEPKDNSLQNPVESFDEGSGASCSGGDEINAQVWDPPEAEDPEDDLEDSVARNDDDDDECGDGTKWGKPSSLSCCRDEESGSFRFKEDKQKTMEEVANGKFKAIVRQLLKNANVATMVKDFESWVDIVSVLSWEAASFLKPDAIDGKRMDPDGYVKVKCIATGSRNESQLVKGLVFKKRAAHKHMPTNYKNPRLLLIRGVLGQSSSGLSSFKSMDLEKDNLKSLMDMIEMCHPNVVLVEKSVSRDLQESILAKGITLVYDMKLHRLERVARCTGSPILSSETLAGQKLKQCDSFHIEKFVEEHAGLGEGGKKPSKTLMFIEGCPTRLGCTILLKGSNSDELKGIKYVVQIAVIMAYHLILETSFLFDWKKMLSAVMLPGARDHYSSVLENADSRISSPKESVAETGPVTVDIPISNGYHVEDSHNLDMGLVGNSMSYVPYNPVIFSGFSSLSASLKKVIGDSFPLASSTPYQSLASYFGLNGKEANDQSIEEVPVIETLEASNHCDMESKDGLDEVKPLDDGERQSLSCSKPVDGGNDVDVDNKYRGQNKDDVNVVSDSQSILVLISSRNALRGTICEQSHFSHIMFYRHFDFPLGKFLWDNLLNQRCQCTTCGELPEAHFYYYAHHNKQLTIRVKRLLKPLPGEAEGKLWMWSRCGKCKHQNGVSKCTKRVLISTAARCLSFGKFLELSFSQHTSFGRSACGHSLERDFLYFFGLGQLAAMFKYSPVTTYTVSLPPQKLEFSHSIRYEGLMREFENVYTKGRLLFSGITDTLNKLRSQFEGSNLNLRGPSKEFSDIEDMLKQEIYEFEATVNNAFDKNGNTNKDNYQFLSINRLLWELLLESWVWEQRLHSLLSPDHSLVRAGAIEKTVDNQVKSNMGGATHERNEGDETVLENSSHESKDMLGNSVEANGFIIKENSLDGARAEDHLPSSSPPTEDVERSNMDDLHQAENIALSRDLEVERTIPIASDVGNSNSVIDSDESRKGTSLHSVVSSLENSNGWFWMPFSEIRQIYMEDLERGFMPKFQSVSSYVQEHISVAYKLISEEGPRLHIPLGPDNYIVRDYDGELSSIIACALAVLKDAPLSLEFFSDDGQKEGGISAKSTDSLYISSVFPNKVSSHWSSNSSSDSDSFQPTLSVSPEESRLSSFDGFNLLESLIPPENVSPEVSLGITKSLGKGKYSVICLYAKQFRDLRSCCCRSEVDYIASLSRCRNWDAKGGKSKSFFAKTLDERFIIKEIKKTEFESFVKFAPDYFKYMKESFELGNQTCLAKVLGIYQVIIRQTKNGKEMRHDLMVMENLSFGRNITRQYDLKGALYARYNSAGDGLGDVLLDQNFVNDMNSSPLYVSNKAKRLLQRAVWNDTTFLNSINVMDYSLLVGVDTERRELVCGIIDYLRQYTWDKQLETWVKSSLVVPKNVLPTVISPKEYKKRFRKFMSKHFMCVPDDWCLQRSCDACQLCGVSETGSSQTKPQSKDD